In a single window of the Rhinolophus ferrumequinum isolate MPI-CBG mRhiFer1 chromosome 21, mRhiFer1_v1.p, whole genome shotgun sequence genome:
- the CHD3 gene encoding chromodomain-helicase-DNA-binding protein 3 isoform X9, giving the protein MASPLRDEEEEEEEMVVSEEEEEEEEEGDEEEEEVEAAEEDYEEDDDEGVLGRRPGHDRGRDRHSPPGCHLFPPPPPPPPPLPPPPPPPPPPPDKDDIRLLPSALGVKKRKRGPKKQKENKPGKPRKRKKLDSEEEFGSERDEYREKSESGGSEYGTGPGRKRRRKHREKKEKKTKRRKKGEGDGGQKQVEQKSSATLLLTWGLEDVEHVYSEEDYHTLTNYKAFSQFMRPLIAKKNPKIPMSKMMTILGAKWREFSANNPFKGSAAAVAAAAAAAAAAVAEQVSAAVSPATPIAPPGPPTLPAPPAADIQPPPIRRAKTKEGKGPGHKRRSKSPRVPDGRKKLRGKKMAPLKIKLGLLGGKRKKGGSYVFQSDEGPEAEAEESDLDSGSVHSASGRPDGPIRTKKLKRGRPGRKKKKVLGCPAVAGEEEVDGYETDHQDYCEVCQQGGEIILCDTCPRAYHLVCLDPELDRAPEGKWSCPHCEKEGVQWEAKEEEEEYEEEGEEEGEKEEEDDHMEYCRVCKDGGELLCCDACISSYHIHCLNPPLPDIPNGEWLCPRCTCPVLKGRVQKILHWRWGEPPVAMPAPPQADGNPDAPPPRPLQGRSEREFFVKWVGLSYWHCSWAKELQLEIFHLVMYRNYQRKNDMDEPPPLDYGSGEDDGKSDKRKVKDPHYAEMEEKYYRFGIKPEWMTVHRIINHSVDKKGNYHYLVKWRDLPYDQSTWEEDEMNIPEYEDHKQSYWRHRELIMGEDPAQPRKYKKKKKELQGDGPPSSPTNDPTVKYETQPRFITATGGTLHMYQLEGLNWLRFSWAQGTDTILADEMGLGKTIQTIVFLYSLYKEGHTKGPFLVSAPLSTIINWEREFQMWAPKFYVVTYTGDKDSRAIIRENEFSFEDNAIKGGKKAFKMKREAQVKFHVLLTSYELITIDQAALGSIRWACLVVDEAHRLKNNQSKFFRVLNGYKIDHKLLLTGTPLQNNLEELFHLLNFLTPERFNNLEGFLEEFADISKEDQIKKLHDLLGPHMLRRLKADVFKNMPAKTELIVRVELSPMQKKYYKYILTRNFEALNSRGGGNQVSLLNIMMDLKKCCNHPYLFPVAAMESPKLPSGAYEGGALIKASGKLMLLQKMLRKLKEQGHRVLIFSQMTKMLDLLEDFLDYEGYKYERIDGGITGALRQEAIDRFNAPGAQQFCFLLSTRAGGLGINLATADTVIIFDSDWNPHNDIQAFSRAHRIGQANKVMIYRFVTRASVEERITQVAKRKMMLTHLVVRPGLGSKAGSMSKQELDDILKFGTEELFKDENEGENKEEDSSVIHYDNEAIARLLDRNQDATEDTDVQNMNEYLSSFKVAQYVVREEDKIEEIEREIIKQEENVDPDYWEKLLRHHYEQQQEDLARNLGKGKRVRKQVNYNDAAQEDQDNQSEYSVGSEEEDEDFDERPEGRRQSKRQLRNEKDKPLPPLLARVGGNIEVLGFNTRQRKAFLNAVMRWGMPPQDAFTTQWLVRDLRGKTEKEFKAYVSLFMRHLCEPGADGSETFADGVPREGLSRQQVLTRIGVMSLVKKKVQEFEHINGRWSMPELMPDPSADSKRSSRASSPTKTSPTTPEASATNSPCTSKPATPAPSEKGDGMRTPLEKEEAENQEKPEKNSKTGEKIETEADTPSPALSFGERLEPRKIPLEDEVPGVPGEMEPEPGYRGDREKSATESTPGERGEEKPLDGQEHRERPEGETGDLGKRAEDVKGDRELRPGPPRDEPRSNGRREEKAEKPRFMFNIADGGFTELHTLWQNEERAAISSGKLNEIWHRRHDYWLLAGIVLHGYARWQDIQNDAQFAIINEPFKTEANKGNFLEMKNKFLARRFKLLEQALVIEEQLRRAAYLNLSQEPAHPAMALHARFAEAECLAESHQHLSKESLAGNKPANAVLHKVTY; this is encoded by the exons ATGGCTTCCCCTCTGagggacgaggaggaggaggaggaggagatggtggtgtcggaggaggaagaagaggaggaagaagagggcgacgaggaggaggaggaggtggaggcggCCGAAGAGGACTATGAGGAGGACGACGACGAGGGAGTACTCGGGCGCCGGCCGGGCCACGACCGGGGCCGCGACCGCCACAGCCCCCCCGGCTGCCACCTcttcccgccgccgccgccgccgccgccgcctctgcccccgccgccgccgccgccgccccctccGCCAG ATAAGGACGACATTCGGCTGCTGCCTTCAGCATTGGGTGTGAAGAAGAGAAAACGAGGACCCAAGAAGCAGAAGGAGAACAAGCCAGGAAAACCCCGAAAACGCAAGAAGCTT gaCAGTGAGGAGGAATTTGGCTCTGAGCGAGATGAGTACCGGGAGAAGTCAGAGAGTGGAGGCAGTGAATATGGAACCGGACCAGGTCGGAAAAGGAGACGGAAGCACcgagaaaaaaaggagaagaagacaAAGCGGcggaaaaagggggagggagatggaggaCAAAAG CAGGTAGAACAGAAGTCATCGGCAACTCTGCTTCTGACCTGGGGCCTCGAGGACGTGGAGCATGTGTACTCTGAGGAGGATTACCACACACTCACCAACTACAAAGCCTTTAGCCAGTTCATGAG GCCCCTAATTGCTAAGAAGAATCCTAAGATCCCAATGTCTAAAATGATGACCATCCTTGGGGCCAAGTGGAGAGAGTTCAGCGCCAATAACCCCTTCAAGGGGTCGGCAGCTGCTGTCGCAGCAGCGGCCGCAGCAGCGGCTGCAGCTGTAGCTGAGCAGGTGTCAGCTGCTGTCTCACCGGCCACCCCCATAGCACCGCCCGGACCCCCCACCCTTCCAGCGCCCCCTGCTGCTGATATCCAGCCCCCACCCATCCGAAGAGCCAAAACCAAAGAGGGCAAAG GTCCAGGCCATAAGAGGCGGAGTAAGAGCCCCCGAGTACCTGATGGACGCAAGAAGCTTCGGGGAAAGAAGATGGCACCACTCAAAATCAAACTAGGGCTGCTGGGTggcaagaggaagaagggaggctCG TATGTTTTTCAGAGTGATGAGGGACCTGAAGCAGAGGCCGAGGAGTCAGATCTGGACAGTGGTAGTGTCCACAGTGCCTCAGGCCGGCCTGATGGCCCTATCCGAACCAAGAAACTAAAGAGAGGCCGgccaggaaggaaaaagaagaaag TCCTGGGCTGTCCTGCAGTGGCCGGGGAGGAGGAGGTTGATGGCTACGAGACGGATCACCAGGATTACTGTGAGGTGTGCCAGCAGGGTGGGGAAATTATTCTGTGCGACACCTGCCCTCGTGCCTACCACCTCGTCTGCCTTGATCCTGAGCTTGACCGGGCTCCAGAGGGCAAATGGAGTTGCCCCCACTGT GAGAAGGAGGGGGTACAATGGGAGgctaaggaggaggaggaagaatacgaagaggaaggagaggaagaaggggagaaggaggaagaagacgaTCACATGGAATACTGCCGCGTGTGCAAGGATGGCGGGGAGCTCTTGTGCTGTGATGCTTGCATCTCCTCCTACCACATTCATTGTCTGAACCCGCCCCTGCCCGACATCCCCAACGGTGAATGGCTGTGTCCCCGATGCACA TGTCCTGTGCTGAAAGGCCGTGTGCAGAAGATCCTGCATTGGCGATGGGGGGAGCCCCCAGTGGCAATGCCAGCCCCCCCACAGGCAGATGGGAATCCGGATGCCCCACCTCCTCGTCCTCTTCAAGGCAGATCAGAGAGAGAATTCTTTGTCAAGTGGGTAGGACTGTCGTACTGGCACTGCTCCTGGGCCAAGGAGCTTCAG CTGGAAATCTTCCACTTGGTAATGTACCGAAACTACCAACGGAAGAATGACATGGATGAGCCCCCACCCCTGGACTATGGCTCTGGTGAGGACGATGGGAAGAGTGACAAGCGCAAGGTGAAAGATCCGCACTATGCCGAGATGGAGGAGAAGTACTATCGTTTTGGCATCAAGCCAGAGTGGATGACCGTCCACCGTATTATCAACCACAG TGTGGATAAAAAGGGGAATTACCACTATCTAGTAAAATGGAGGGACTTGCCATATGACCAGTCCACCTGGGAGGAAGATGAAATGAACATCCCTGAATATGAAGACCACAAGCAAAGCTACTGGAGACACCG GGAACTCATTATGGGGGAGGACCCCGCCCAGCCCCGCAAgtataagaagaagaagaaggagctACAGGGTGATGGGCCTCCCAGTTCTCCTACTAATGAT CCTACAGTGAAATATGAGACTCAGCCACGGTTTATCACAGCCACTGGAGGCACACTGCACATGTATCAGCTGGAAGGGTTGAATTGGCTACGCTTCTCATGGGCCCAGGGCACTGACACCATTCTGGCTGATGAGATGGGTCTGGGCAAGACCATACAGACCATCGTCTTCCTCTACTCACTCTATAAGGAG GGCCACACAAAAGGTCCTTTCCTGGTGAGTGCCCCACTCTCTACCATCATTAACTGGGAGCGAGAGTTCCAGATGTGGGCACCCAAGTTCTACGTGGTGACATACACGGGTGACAAGGACAGCCGGGCCATCATTCGTGAGAATGAGTTTTCCTTTGAAGACAACGCCATCAAAGGTGGCAAGAAAGCTTTTAAGATGAAG AGGGAGGCACAGGTGAAGTTCCACGTTCTCCTGACATCGTATGAGCTGATCACCATTGATCAGGCAGCACTTGGCTCCATCCGTTGGGCCTGCCTCGTGGTAGATGAGGCCCATCGGCTCAAAAACAACCAGTCCAAG tttttcagGGTCCTCAATGGCTACAAGATAGATCATAAGTTGCTGCTGACAGGGACTCCATTGCAAAATAATCTGGAGGAGCTCTTCCATCTGTTGAACTTCCTCACCCCAGAGAGATTTAA CAAcctggagggcttcctggaggagtttGCTGACATATCCAAAGAAGACCAGATTAAAAAACTGCATGATTTGCTGGGGCCACATATGCTACGTAGGCTCAAGGCTGATGTCTTTAAGAACATGCCAGCCAAGACAGAGCTCATCGTTCGAGTGGAGCTAAGCCCCATGCAAAA AAAATACTACAAGTATATCCTGACTCGAAATTTTGAGGCCCTGAATTCCCGAGGCGGTGGGAACCAAGTGTCGCTGCTTAACATCATGATGGATCTTAAGAAGTGCTGCAACCATCCATACCTCTTTCCTGTGGCTGCTATG GAGTCCCCAAAACTCCCCAGTGGGGCCTATGAGGGTGGGGCACTTATTAAGGCATCCGGGAAGCTCATGCTGCTGCAGAAGATGCTACGGAAGCTGAAGGAGCAAGGACACAGAGTGCTCATCTTCTCACAG ATGACCAAGATGTTAGACTTGCTAGAGGATTTCCTAGACTATGAAGGCTACAAGTACGAGCGCATTGATGGTGGCATCACTGGTGCCCTGAGGCAGGAGGCCATCGATCGATTTAATG CTCCTGGagcccagcaattctgcttcCTCCTGTCCACCCGAGCTGGGGGCTTGGGCATCAATCTGGCCACTGCTGACACTGTCATCATCTTCGATTCTGACTGGAACCCCCATAATGACATCCAG GCTTTTAGCCGTGCTCATCGGATCGGCCAGGCCAACAAAGTGATGATTTACCGGTTTGTGACTCGCGCATCAGTGGAAGAGCGAATCACACAAGTGGCCAAGAGAAAGATGATGCTGACACATCTGGTGGTACGGCCCGGGCTGGGCTCCAAAGCGGGCTCCATGTCTAAGCAGGAGCTGGATGACATCCTCAAATTTGGCACTGAGGAACTATTTAAGGATGAAAACGAGG GGGAGAATAAGGAGGAGGACAGCAGTGTGATTCATTATGACAATGAGGCCATCGCTCGGCTGTTGGACCGGAACCAGGATGCAACTGAGGACACTGACGTGCAGAACATGAACGAATATCTCAGTTCTTTCAAGGTGGCCCAGTATGTGGTGCGGGAGGAAGACAAG ATTGAGGAGATCGAACGAGAGATCATCAAGCAGGAGGAGAACGTGGATCCTGACTACTGGGAGAAGCTGCTGAGGCATCACTATGAGCAACAGCAGGAAGACCTAGCCCGGAATCTCGGCAAGGGCAAGCGGGTTCGAAAGCAAGTCAACTACAATGACGCTGCTCAGGAGGACCAAG ATAACCAGTCAGAGTACTCAGTGGGATCAGAAGAGGAGGATGAAGACTTTGATGAACGTCCTGAAG GGCGTCGACAGTCAAAGAGGCAGCTCCGGAATGAAAAGGATAAGCCACTGCCTCCACTGCTGGCTCGAGTTGGGGGCAACATTGAG GTGTTGGGATTCAATACCCGTCAGCGGAAGGCTTTCCTCAATGCTGTCATGCGCTGGGGGATGCCACCGCAGGATGCTTTCACCACTCAGTGGCTGGTGCGGGACCTAAGAGGCAAGACGGAGAAGGAGTTCAA GGCCTATGTGTCTTTGTTCATGCGCCATCTTTGTGAGCCCGGGGCAGATGGCTCTGAAACGTTTGCTGACGGGGTCCCTCGGGAGGGCCTGAGTCGCCAGCAAGTGTTGACGCGCATTGGAGTCATGTCTCTCGTCAAGAAGAAG GTGCAGGAGTTTGAGCACATCAATGGGCGCTGGTCGATGCCTGAGCTGATGCCCGATCCCAGTGCTGACTCAAAGCGCTCCTCCAGAGCTTCCTCTCCTACTAAAACATCTCCCACAACCCCTGAGGCTTCCGCTACAAACAGTCCTTGCACCTCTAAACCTG CTACTCCAGCTCCAAGTGAGAAAGGAGATGGCATGAGGACACCACTTGAGAAGGAAGAAGCTGAAAACCAGGAGAAGCCAGAGAAGAATAGCAAAACTGGGGAGAAGATAGAGACAGAG GCTGatacccccagcccagccctatCGTTCGGAGAGCGACTAGAGCCAAGGAAGATTCCTCTAGAGGATGAGGTGCCAGGGGTACCTGGAGAGATGGAGCCTGAACCTGGGTACCGGGGGGACAGAGAGAAGTCAG CCACAGAGTCGACgccaggagagagaggggaggagaagccGTTGGATGGACAGGAACACAGGGAGAGGCCGGAGGGGGAAACGGGGGATTTGGGCAAGAGAG CAGAAGATGTAAAAGGGGACCGAGAGCTTCGACCTGGTCCTCCTCGAGACGAGCCACGGTCCAATGGGCGACGtgaggagaaggcagagaagcCGCGGTTCATGTTCAATATTGCAGACGGTGGCTTCACAG AGCTTCACACACTGTGGCAGAATGAGGAACGGGCAGCTATTTCCTCGGGGAAACTCAATGAGATCTGGCACCGAAGACATGACTATTGGCTTCTGGCTGGGATTGTCCT CCATGGCTACGCACGATGGCAGGACATCCAGAATGATGCTCAGTTTGCCATTATCAATGAGCCATTTAAAACTGAAGCCAATAAGGGGAACTTTCTGGAGATGAAAAATAAGTTTCTGGCCCGGAGATTCAAG CTCCTGGAGCAGGCGCTGGTGATTGAGGAGCAGCTTCGGCGGGCGGCCTACCTGAACCTCTCGCAGGAGCCGGCGCACCCCGCCATGGCCCTCCACGCCCGCTTTGCCGAGGCCGAGTGCCTGGCTGAGAGCCACCAGCACCTCTCCAAGGAGTCGCTGGCAGGGAACAAGCCAGCCAACGCCGTACTGCACAAGG TTACTTATTAA